From Streptomyces sp. 6-11-2, one genomic window encodes:
- a CDS encoding amidohydrolase family protein gives MTVVDVHTHMLPAQVLAGDWPPALAAGLRTTEDGRLLSPTGERLPAHYPDLTDPAAALARMDRQGVDRAVVSLTPHAYAVGTGPEATRYARAANDALAAYVGSAAAAGRLTGLATLPVGRPEDAAAELERAVTRLGLAGAQITTGPVAGRPLDRAGLDALFTVCETLDVPLSLHPSYCGPLQDPDLFLHNSVGAPLDTALAYARLAASGTLDRHARLRLVLAHGGGVLAQLLPRLDNNWHYRADLRTRAHHPPSAYLDRVWCDTVVHTAPALRHLKETFGEPHLLLGTDAPYGTGVADPVPTLEQAGLNPHALGGTAERLFRTVRSGPTATGHSAETVVDLREEIIRLESSLLGAEARNDVGRLEQLIHHDFYEIGRTGKYWEREEVIRVLNSIPDQVQGVTFDRVVELAPGVVHVRFRTEDSVGVVHRSSIWTREDGRWQQRYHQGTPDTQAG, from the coding sequence ATGACCGTCGTCGACGTCCACACCCACATGCTGCCCGCGCAGGTGCTGGCCGGCGACTGGCCGCCGGCGCTCGCGGCGGGCCTGCGCACCACCGAGGACGGCCGCCTGCTCTCACCCACCGGGGAACGCCTGCCCGCCCACTACCCGGATCTGACCGACCCGGCCGCGGCACTCGCCCGTATGGACCGGCAGGGCGTGGACCGCGCCGTGGTCTCCCTGACCCCCCACGCGTACGCCGTCGGTACGGGACCGGAGGCGACGCGGTACGCCCGCGCCGCGAACGACGCGCTCGCCGCGTACGTGGGCAGCGCGGCGGCGGCCGGCCGACTGACCGGCCTCGCGACCCTGCCCGTGGGCCGCCCCGAGGACGCGGCGGCCGAACTGGAGCGGGCGGTCACCCGCCTCGGTCTCGCGGGCGCGCAGATCACCACGGGCCCGGTCGCGGGCCGCCCCCTCGACCGCGCGGGCCTCGACGCGCTGTTCACGGTGTGCGAGACCCTGGACGTCCCGCTGTCCCTGCATCCGTCCTACTGCGGTCCCCTGCAGGACCCGGACCTGTTCCTGCACAACTCGGTCGGCGCCCCCCTGGACACGGCCCTCGCCTACGCTCGCCTCGCCGCCTCCGGCACCCTGGACCGCCATGCGCGCCTGCGCCTGGTACTGGCCCACGGCGGAGGCGTCCTCGCCCAGCTCCTGCCCCGCCTGGACAACAACTGGCACTACCGCGCCGACCTCCGCACCCGCGCCCACCACCCGCCGAGCGCCTATCTGGACCGGGTCTGGTGCGACACGGTGGTCCACACCGCCCCCGCCCTCCGCCACCTCAAGGAAACCTTCGGCGAACCCCACCTTCTCCTGGGCACGGACGCCCCGTACGGCACGGGAGTGGCAGACCCGGTCCCCACCCTGGAACAGGCAGGCCTGAACCCCCACGCACTGGGCGGGACCGCCGAACGCCTTTTCCGCACGGTGCGGTCCGGGCCGACCGCGACAGGACACTCCGCGGAGACCGTGGTGGATCTCCGCGAGGAGATCATCCGCCTGGAGTCCTCGCTCCTCGGTGCCGAGGCGCGCAATGACGTCGGCCGGCTCGAACAACTGATCCATCATGACTTCTACGAGATCGGGCGCACCGGAAAGTACTGGGAGCGCGAGGAGGTGATCCGCGTCCTCAACAGCATCCCGGACCAGGTGCAGGGCGTGACCTTCGACCGGGTCGTGGAACTCGCCCCGGGCGTCGTCCACGTTCGGTTCCGCACCGAGGACTCGGTTGGCGTGGTTCACCGCAGCTCCATCTGGACGCGCGAGGACGGTCGCTGGCAGCAGCGGTACCACCAAGGCACGCCGGACACCCAGGCCGGCTGA
- a CDS encoding M20/M25/M40 family metallo-hydrolase: MTASEHTTDATGPVPTGTALRDALWTRIDERADEFLSWLVELAAQPSVSVTGEGVRECAALLTDILKRIGVDSETLETGGSPIVWAALGEHSAEDTPHLLIYGHYDVVPAGDPADWPFPPFEPTVHEGALWGRGVGDSKGQLLAHLCALAVWTDVTGAPPPLRLDLMLDGEDETGSLNTRRFIAEHPERFTADALYTSDASTLGLWQPALFLGVRGALYLEFTCEGSPQEWHSASYGGILPNPADRLTRALASLTDADGHILVDGFHDGIEPVPESVRTAAAALPDTFLPPAQDLGVRAYTTSDPVDAMFFSPRICVCGIEAGYTGEGLKMAVPTRATAKVDIALMPGQSPARTAQLIRRHLDDHGWDDITFTVLADCPPSSIPDTHPLVTTARAALGAVWGQEAAVIPSIGGGGVFGAFVEHAGLPCLLVPYGQPDLQEHSSQEHFSLEWFRNGIKTSAEVLRRLAEGEATGWTRRVPSKEAG, from the coding sequence GTGACGGCTTCTGAGCACACCACCGACGCGACGGGCCCGGTACCGACGGGGACCGCGCTGCGCGACGCGCTGTGGACGAGGATCGACGAACGCGCCGACGAATTCCTGTCCTGGCTCGTCGAACTCGCCGCGCAGCCCAGCGTCAGCGTCACCGGTGAGGGCGTACGCGAATGCGCGGCGCTCCTCACCGACATCCTCAAGCGGATCGGCGTCGACTCCGAGACCCTGGAGACCGGCGGCAGCCCCATCGTCTGGGCGGCCCTCGGCGAGCACTCCGCCGAGGACACCCCGCACCTGCTGATCTACGGCCACTACGACGTCGTGCCCGCCGGCGACCCCGCCGACTGGCCGTTCCCGCCGTTCGAGCCCACCGTCCACGAGGGGGCGCTGTGGGGCAGGGGAGTCGGTGACAGCAAGGGCCAGCTCCTCGCCCATCTGTGCGCCCTCGCCGTCTGGACCGACGTCACCGGCGCTCCGCCGCCGCTGCGGCTCGACCTGATGCTCGACGGCGAGGACGAGACGGGCTCCCTGAACACCCGCCGTTTCATCGCCGAGCACCCGGAACGGTTCACCGCCGACGCCCTCTACACCTCCGACGCCTCCACGCTGGGCCTGTGGCAGCCGGCACTCTTCCTCGGCGTACGGGGCGCGCTCTACCTGGAGTTCACCTGCGAGGGCAGCCCGCAGGAGTGGCACTCGGCGAGCTACGGCGGCATCCTGCCGAACCCGGCGGACCGCCTCACCCGGGCGCTCGCGTCCCTGACCGACGCGGACGGACACATCCTCGTCGACGGCTTCCACGACGGCATCGAACCGGTCCCGGAGTCGGTCCGGACCGCGGCGGCGGCCCTCCCCGACACCTTCCTCCCCCCGGCCCAGGACCTGGGCGTCCGCGCCTACACCACGTCCGACCCGGTGGACGCGATGTTCTTCTCGCCGCGCATCTGCGTCTGCGGCATCGAGGCCGGCTACACCGGCGAGGGCCTGAAAATGGCGGTGCCGACCCGGGCGACCGCCAAGGTCGACATCGCCCTCATGCCCGGCCAGAGCCCGGCGCGCACCGCCCAGCTGATCCGCCGTCACCTGGACGACCACGGCTGGGACGACATCACGTTCACCGTCCTCGCCGACTGCCCACCCTCCTCGATCCCCGACACCCACCCGCTCGTCACCACGGCCCGCGCCGCGCTCGGCGCCGTGTGGGGCCAGGAAGCGGCGGTGATCCCCTCGATCGGCGGAGGAGGCGTCTTCGGCGCGTTCGTCGAGCACGCCGGACTGCCCTGCCTCCTCGTCCCGTACGGCCAGCCCGACCTGCAGGAGCACTCCTCGCAGGAGCACTTCTCCCTGGAGTGGTTCAGGAACGGCATCAAGACCAGCGCGGAGGTGTTGCGCCGCCTGGCCGAGGGCGAGGCCACGGGGTGGACGCGCCGCGTCCCGTCAAAGGAGGCCGGATGA
- the allE gene encoding (S)-ureidoglycine aminohydrolase, protein MTTTPDRPYAPPTTVSVSRGHRTDAYHLLTPANQFPSRLPGFDGVIVKKLATPRLHRARFGWYLLEIEPGGGTSAVTGAEHEHFLLGLDGTPHVLAGDAEHDLADQGFAFLPAGTGFQLRNDTAAPARLLWIKQEHQPWPGVPAPQPVSGRLGDAEYRPGSVAGISRAELLPVDAPYDFSMSVLSFEPGAVFPKVEVHDEEHGLWMLKGSGLYHLDGDIMEVETEDFIYMAPYCPQYFYPTGPGTAAYLLYKDINRDGF, encoded by the coding sequence ATGACCACCACCCCCGACCGCCCCTACGCCCCGCCGACCACGGTCTCCGTCTCCCGTGGGCACCGCACCGACGCGTACCACCTGCTCACCCCGGCCAACCAGTTCCCGAGCCGGCTGCCCGGCTTCGACGGAGTGATCGTGAAGAAGCTGGCCACGCCGCGGCTGCACCGCGCCCGGTTCGGCTGGTACCTGCTGGAGATCGAGCCCGGCGGCGGCACTTCGGCCGTCACCGGCGCCGAGCACGAGCACTTCCTGCTCGGCCTCGACGGCACGCCGCACGTCCTGGCCGGCGACGCCGAGCACGACCTCGCCGACCAGGGGTTCGCGTTCCTGCCCGCCGGCACCGGCTTCCAGCTGCGCAACGACACCGCGGCCCCGGCCCGGCTCCTGTGGATCAAGCAGGAGCACCAGCCCTGGCCCGGCGTACCCGCCCCGCAGCCGGTCAGCGGACGGCTCGGCGACGCGGAGTACCGGCCCGGCTCGGTCGCCGGGATCAGCCGCGCCGAACTGCTGCCCGTCGACGCGCCCTACGACTTCTCGATGAGCGTGCTGTCCTTCGAGCCGGGCGCCGTCTTCCCGAAGGTCGAGGTCCACGACGAGGAGCACGGCCTGTGGATGCTGAAGGGCTCCGGGCTGTACCACCTCGACGGCGACATCATGGAGGTGGAGACCGAGGACTTCATCTACATGGCCCCGTACTGCCCCCAGTACTTCTACCCGACGGGGCCCGGTACCGCCGCCTACCTGCTCTACAAGGACATCAACCGTGACGGCTTCTGA
- the hydA gene encoding dihydropyrimidinase, with amino-acid sequence MPEFTQVRAPHYAASGAPTPPFAGRVLVAGGTVIGPDATEAADVLVENGVITAVASPGVLRHADADETIDAGGCWVLPGGIDPHTHLDTLIRGHRTCDDFHRGTVAGLAGGTTSILDFCYPEPGESPLAALHAWQARMLAQRPAADVGVHMVLVQPGEDELAELPRLVAEGVTSIKVYMAYRGRRMTDDRGLLRILQCAAPLGITVLVHAENGDAIDLLTAQAIDRGETAPHHHSHTRPDLLEAEAVNRIAHLARVAGARVYIVHVSGATALDPIRRSRAAGWDVHGETCPHYLVLDEHALEGDLATAAQAVCSPPLRRAADQEALWQALADGSLAMVSSDHCAFRIADQKIMEPRFDCILNGLPGIEQRIMLLHHFGVRTGRITPRRWADAVSTAPARMFGLLPRKGLIAPGADADLLVFDPERRRTLTVADHHSAVDHLPYEGIEVIGAPRAVLAGGRIAVRDGRPVPGLAGGGRFLARTPGVPHAEEPRPAAPVLQTT; translated from the coding sequence GTGCCTGAGTTCACCCAGGTGAGGGCACCGCACTACGCCGCGTCCGGTGCGCCGACTCCCCCGTTCGCCGGCCGGGTGCTCGTGGCCGGAGGTACCGTCATCGGCCCCGACGCCACCGAAGCGGCGGACGTCCTCGTCGAGAACGGGGTCATCACGGCGGTCGCGAGCCCGGGAGTGCTGCGCCACGCCGACGCGGACGAGACGATCGACGCGGGCGGCTGCTGGGTGCTGCCCGGCGGCATCGACCCGCACACCCATCTGGACACCCTGATCCGCGGTCACCGCACCTGCGACGACTTCCACCGGGGAACCGTCGCCGGGCTCGCCGGGGGCACCACGTCGATCCTCGACTTCTGCTACCCGGAGCCCGGCGAGTCACCGCTGGCCGCGCTGCACGCCTGGCAGGCCCGAATGCTCGCCCAGCGGCCCGCGGCGGACGTCGGCGTCCACATGGTGCTTGTCCAGCCCGGCGAGGACGAACTGGCCGAGCTGCCCCGCCTGGTCGCCGAGGGCGTCACCAGCATCAAGGTGTACATGGCCTACCGGGGCCGCCGGATGACGGACGACCGCGGGCTGCTGCGGATCCTGCAGTGCGCGGCCCCGCTCGGCATCACCGTGCTGGTGCACGCGGAGAACGGCGACGCGATCGACCTGCTCACCGCGCAGGCGATCGACCGCGGCGAGACCGCGCCGCACCACCACTCGCACACCCGCCCCGACCTGCTGGAGGCCGAGGCCGTCAACCGGATCGCGCACCTGGCCCGGGTCGCAGGCGCCCGCGTCTACATCGTCCACGTCTCCGGCGCCACCGCACTCGACCCGATCCGCAGATCCCGCGCGGCGGGCTGGGACGTACACGGCGAGACCTGCCCGCACTACCTCGTCCTCGACGAGCATGCCCTGGAGGGCGACCTCGCCACCGCGGCGCAGGCCGTGTGCTCACCGCCGCTGCGCCGGGCCGCCGACCAGGAGGCGCTGTGGCAGGCGCTCGCCGACGGCAGCCTCGCCATGGTCTCCAGCGACCACTGCGCGTTCCGGATCGCCGACCAGAAGATCATGGAGCCGCGGTTCGACTGCATCCTCAACGGCCTCCCCGGCATCGAGCAGCGCATCATGCTGCTCCACCACTTCGGGGTCCGCACCGGTCGCATCACCCCGCGCCGCTGGGCCGACGCCGTGTCCACGGCCCCGGCCCGCATGTTCGGGCTGCTGCCCCGCAAGGGCCTGATCGCCCCCGGCGCCGACGCCGATCTGCTCGTCTTCGACCCGGAGCGCCGCCGCACCCTCACGGTCGCCGACCACCACTCGGCCGTCGACCACCTGCCGTACGAGGGCATCGAGGTCATCGGCGCGCCCCGCGCCGTCCTCGCCGGCGGACGGATCGCCGTACGCGACGGGCGCCCCGTACCCGGCCTCGCGGGCGGCGGCCGCTTCCTCGCCCGCACGCCCGGCGTCCCGCACGCGGAGGAGCCGCGGCCCGCGGCCCCGGTCCTCCAGACCACCTGA
- a CDS encoding aldehyde dehydrogenase — protein MTVTAQEWHQRAEQLRWEERAFIDGAHTDAASGERLDTVSPVDGRTVASSPAMGPADVDRAVAAARRAFESGVWSRMAPIARRAVLLRFAELIRRDREHLALVMTLDSGKPIGSTLGEADHAADVLRWFAEAIDKVYGEVAPTADSALALVTREPLGVVAAVVPWNFPIGMPMWKIAPALATGNSLVVKPAEQAPHVVLALAALAAEAGVPEGVFNVVTGLGESVGRALGLHPDVDKVAFTGSTQVGKFFLEYAAQSNMKSVSLECGGKSPNIVLEDAPDLAAAAEGAALGAFVNQGEMCSAGSRVIVQESVREEFTERLIEAAGAWRPGDPLDPAVRMGALVDESQLSRVLGYVGIGREEGARVATGGERGRPDSGGCYLEPTVLADVTNDMRVAQEEIFGPVLSLITAKDADDAVRIANDSQYGLAAAVWTRDVTTAHRVSRALRAGTVWVNCYNHSDVTVPFGGFRQSGTGRDKSLHAMEQYTLPKTVWVNLGA, from the coding sequence ATGACCGTCACCGCCCAGGAATGGCACCAGCGGGCCGAGCAACTGCGCTGGGAGGAGCGCGCGTTCATCGACGGCGCCCACACCGACGCCGCCTCCGGCGAACGCCTCGACACCGTCTCGCCCGTCGACGGCCGCACCGTCGCCTCCAGCCCCGCCATGGGCCCGGCGGACGTCGACCGGGCCGTCGCCGCCGCCCGCCGCGCCTTCGAGTCCGGCGTCTGGTCGCGGATGGCGCCGATCGCCCGCCGCGCGGTGCTGCTGCGGTTCGCCGAGCTGATCCGCCGCGACCGCGAGCACCTCGCGCTGGTCATGACCCTCGACAGCGGCAAGCCGATCGGCTCCACGCTCGGCGAGGCCGACCACGCGGCCGACGTGCTGCGCTGGTTCGCCGAGGCCATCGACAAGGTCTACGGCGAGGTCGCGCCGACCGCGGACAGCGCGCTCGCCCTCGTCACCCGCGAACCCCTCGGCGTCGTCGCCGCCGTCGTGCCGTGGAACTTCCCGATCGGCATGCCGATGTGGAAGATCGCCCCCGCCCTCGCCACCGGCAACTCCCTCGTCGTGAAGCCCGCCGAGCAGGCCCCGCACGTCGTCCTCGCGCTCGCCGCGCTGGCCGCGGAGGCGGGCGTCCCCGAGGGGGTGTTCAACGTCGTCACCGGCCTCGGAGAGTCCGTCGGTCGCGCCCTCGGTCTGCACCCGGACGTCGACAAGGTCGCCTTCACCGGCTCCACCCAGGTCGGCAAGTTCTTCCTGGAGTACGCGGCGCAGTCGAACATGAAGAGCGTGTCGCTGGAGTGCGGCGGCAAGTCCCCCAACATCGTCCTGGAGGACGCGCCCGACCTCGCCGCCGCGGCCGAGGGTGCCGCGCTCGGAGCGTTCGTCAACCAGGGCGAGATGTGCAGCGCCGGCTCCCGCGTCATCGTGCAGGAGTCCGTGCGCGAGGAGTTCACCGAGCGGCTCATCGAGGCCGCGGGCGCCTGGCGGCCCGGCGACCCCCTCGACCCGGCGGTGAGGATGGGCGCGCTCGTCGACGAGTCCCAGCTCTCCCGCGTCCTCGGCTACGTCGGCATCGGCCGTGAGGAAGGCGCGCGCGTCGCCACCGGCGGCGAGCGCGGACGCCCGGACTCCGGCGGCTGCTACCTGGAGCCCACGGTCCTCGCCGACGTCACCAACGACATGCGCGTCGCCCAGGAGGAGATCTTCGGCCCCGTGCTGTCCCTGATCACCGCGAAGGACGCCGACGACGCCGTACGGATCGCGAACGACTCCCAGTACGGGCTCGCCGCCGCCGTCTGGACCCGTGACGTCACCACCGCGCACCGGGTCTCCCGCGCTCTGCGCGCCGGCACGGTGTGGGTGAACTGCTACAACCACTCCGACGTGACCGTCCCCTTCGGCGGCTTCCGGCAGTCCGGCACCGGCCGTGACAAGTCCCTGCACGCGATGGAGCAGTACACGCTGCCGAAGACGGTCTGGGTGAACCTCGGTGCCTGA
- a CDS encoding amidohydrolase family protein, whose translation MSTTTLVHGGPVLDVRHGTWREGAAVVVEDGRVTEVVGRDAVPHETEAEIVDTDGGHILPGLIDAHAHLMSRSGVEADAGLITRSVVDGVITARRFIESGVTTVRDPGCKHRGIHALRAELAAGRVLGPRAFTAGPNVVGSGAPVDWRNVFADGPDAVRRAVRLERLAGADFIKLVLSHTTADSDWTVCLRYLNDEEIATAVSEAHLLGARVGCHCEGIDAARAAVAAGVDVVDHGLAIDAPLAARMAAQGTVYVPTLWAFRTKTHLNVGQTITEDQAAVYEERIGAVHEQSVRNAVEAGVTIAAGSDPIHWIPARDVLICELEALTEAGLSAADALRAATLGSATALGEQDNLGSLEPGYRADVLVVDGDPLTDLRALGRPRLVMRDGRVLVDLRDDKAAAEALWADIATGQPASERQPEIWLRRD comes from the coding sequence ATGAGCACCACCACCCTCGTCCACGGCGGTCCCGTCCTCGATGTGCGCCACGGCACCTGGCGCGAGGGCGCCGCCGTGGTCGTCGAGGACGGGCGCGTCACCGAGGTCGTCGGCCGTGACGCCGTCCCGCACGAGACGGAAGCCGAGATCGTGGACACCGACGGAGGGCACATCCTGCCCGGCCTCATCGACGCGCACGCCCACCTGATGAGCCGGTCAGGCGTCGAGGCGGACGCCGGACTCATCACGCGCAGCGTCGTCGACGGCGTCATCACCGCCCGCCGGTTCATCGAGTCCGGCGTCACCACCGTCCGCGACCCCGGCTGCAAGCACCGCGGCATCCACGCGCTGCGCGCCGAGCTCGCCGCGGGCCGGGTGCTGGGCCCGCGTGCCTTCACGGCCGGCCCGAACGTCGTCGGCAGCGGCGCTCCCGTCGACTGGCGCAACGTCTTCGCCGACGGTCCGGACGCCGTACGCCGCGCCGTCCGGTTGGAGCGGCTGGCGGGCGCCGACTTCATCAAGCTCGTCCTCAGCCACACCACCGCCGACTCCGACTGGACGGTGTGCCTGCGGTACCTCAACGACGAGGAGATCGCGACGGCCGTCAGCGAGGCCCATCTCCTCGGGGCCCGTGTCGGCTGTCACTGCGAGGGCATCGACGCGGCCCGCGCCGCCGTCGCCGCCGGCGTCGACGTCGTCGACCACGGTCTGGCGATCGACGCGCCCCTCGCCGCCCGGATGGCCGCGCAGGGCACCGTCTACGTCCCCACCCTGTGGGCGTTCCGCACCAAGACCCACCTCAACGTCGGCCAGACGATCACCGAGGACCAGGCGGCCGTGTACGAGGAGCGGATCGGCGCCGTCCACGAGCAGTCGGTCCGGAACGCCGTCGAGGCCGGCGTCACGATCGCCGCGGGCAGCGACCCGATCCACTGGATCCCCGCCCGCGACGTCCTGATCTGCGAGCTGGAGGCACTGACGGAAGCCGGACTGAGCGCCGCGGACGCGCTGCGCGCCGCGACCCTCGGCAGTGCCACCGCGCTCGGCGAGCAGGACAACCTCGGCAGCCTGGAGCCCGGCTACCGCGCCGACGTCCTCGTCGTCGACGGCGACCCGCTCACTGATCTGCGCGCCCTCGGCCGGCCCCGGCTCGTGATGAGGGACGGCCGCGTCCTTGTCGACCTGCGCGACGACAAGGCGGCGGCCGAGGCCCTGTGGGCCGACATCGCCACCGGACAGCCCGCGTCCGAGCGCCAGCCGGAGATCTGGCTGCGCCGCGACTGA
- a CDS encoding aspartate/glutamate racemase family protein: MPGRDDARGGIGDDGSGAVTAYEESGSTGPVPATAYEESRSTGPVPATAYEESRSTEPVPATAGARPGVAATTAPTHGTRRSVLVLNPNSSAVATGRIRSGAELWAGPGIDVDVRSLPGGPAGIDSGDDIALAAALTLREAPRLAAGRDAVVVACGHDPGLAEVRGLLPVPVVGIAEAAMLQACLYGGRFAVPVFSPRSVPLVRGLVHRYGLDARLASIVPMATDTAAAVRDPEALLDQYVRAGRTARDRDAADSLVLIGSVVGALAPALEAELGVPVVAGLPAALALTGALLTHRTPQESIR, encoded by the coding sequence GTGCCTGGGCGCGACGACGCCCGCGGCGGCATCGGCGACGACGGGAGCGGCGCCGTGACGGCGTACGAGGAGTCCGGAAGCACGGGACCAGTCCCCGCGACGGCGTACGAGGAGTCCAGGAGCACGGGACCAGTCCCCGCGACGGCGTACGAGGAGTCCAGGAGCACGGAACCGGTCCCCGCGACGGCCGGCGCGCGCCCCGGCGTCGCGGCGACGACGGCCCCCACCCACGGCACCCGGCGCTCCGTCCTCGTCCTCAACCCCAACAGCTCCGCCGTCGCCACGGGCCGTATCCGCTCCGGCGCCGAGCTCTGGGCAGGTCCGGGCATCGACGTCGACGTGCGCTCGCTGCCGGGCGGTCCGGCGGGGATCGACAGCGGCGACGACATCGCACTCGCCGCCGCGCTGACCCTCCGGGAGGCACCCCGGCTCGCGGCCGGGCGGGACGCGGTGGTCGTCGCCTGCGGCCACGACCCCGGCCTCGCCGAGGTCCGCGGGCTGCTGCCGGTGCCCGTCGTCGGCATCGCCGAGGCCGCCATGCTCCAGGCCTGCCTGTACGGCGGCCGGTTCGCCGTACCGGTGTTCTCACCGCGCTCCGTGCCGCTGGTGCGGGGCCTCGTGCACCGGTACGGACTCGACGCGCGGCTCGCATCGATCGTGCCGATGGCGACGGACACCGCCGCCGCCGTACGCGACCCGGAGGCGCTGCTCGACCAGTACGTGCGGGCCGGGCGCACCGCACGGGACCGGGACGCCGCCGACAGCCTCGTCCTGATCGGCTCCGTCGTCGGCGCCCTCGCCCCGGCCCTCGAAGCCGAACTCGGCGTCCCCGTGGTCGCCGGACTGCCCGCCGCGCTCGCCCTCACCGGCGCTCTGCTCACCCACCGCACACCCCAGGAGTCGATCCGATGA
- a CDS encoding sugar ABC transporter ATP-binding protein has product MTAPGTLTEQGGGRPEDAGSRAQHRGIRLEGISKTFGPTRVLHSVSLDFPAGRTTAVLGENGAGKSTLFKILSGFHAPDAGGRLVVDGTEHRLPLTPTSSADLGFAFVHQDLALAQTLSVAENVCVGALVTSRAGLVRWREQARQVKELLDGLGMDIDPAAPVHRLPQGERAVLAIARALYARGRRHSKLLVLDEPTANLTERERTSLFDAIRRVTARGTAVAFCTHRLEEVGMIADRVVVLRDGRLVSEHEAGDIAGPGELAAAIIGSAPRAAAARTARTEPGAPVLRAEGLRGRTGSPVDLTVHAGEIVGVTGRAGAGHDALPMLLLGSDRTAGTLTVGERTLRAWRPSAALAAGLAVLPADRKQHSGVQSFGIRENLTLVSLRRHTRRGFVDRTAERRTVQDAMEHYDVRPRTEPDRPLGTLSGGNQQKVLLAKWLQRPGLRCLVLHEPTQGVDVGARRALLDTVTALTEEGLGVLVVGSDHEELAQICDRVLVMSRGAVVGELDRPAADEISAACLGATTPAAASATTGAAP; this is encoded by the coding sequence ATGACCGCGCCCGGCACCCTCACGGAACAGGGCGGCGGACGGCCCGAGGACGCCGGGTCCCGTGCGCAGCACCGCGGCATCAGGCTGGAGGGCATCAGCAAGACCTTCGGCCCGACCCGTGTCCTGCACTCGGTCTCCCTCGACTTCCCGGCCGGCCGCACCACCGCGGTCCTCGGCGAGAACGGAGCCGGCAAGTCCACCCTGTTCAAGATCCTCTCGGGCTTCCACGCCCCCGACGCCGGTGGCCGTCTCGTCGTCGACGGCACCGAGCACCGGCTGCCGCTCACCCCGACCTCCTCCGCCGACCTGGGCTTCGCCTTCGTCCACCAGGATCTGGCCCTCGCCCAGACCCTCAGCGTCGCCGAGAACGTGTGCGTCGGCGCCCTCGTCACCTCCCGCGCCGGACTCGTGCGCTGGCGGGAACAGGCGAGGCAGGTCAAGGAGTTGCTGGACGGCCTCGGCATGGACATCGACCCCGCGGCCCCCGTGCACCGGCTGCCGCAGGGCGAGCGGGCGGTCCTCGCCATCGCCCGTGCCCTGTACGCGCGCGGCCGGCGCCACTCCAAGCTGCTGGTCCTCGACGAGCCGACGGCCAACCTCACCGAACGCGAGCGCACCAGCCTGTTCGACGCGATCCGCCGGGTCACCGCCCGCGGCACCGCCGTCGCCTTCTGCACCCACCGTCTCGAAGAGGTCGGCATGATCGCTGACCGCGTGGTCGTGCTGCGCGACGGGCGCCTGGTGTCCGAGCACGAGGCGGGCGACATCGCAGGACCCGGTGAACTCGCCGCCGCCATCATCGGATCCGCGCCCCGGGCGGCAGCCGCCCGGACCGCGCGCACCGAACCCGGCGCGCCCGTCCTGCGCGCCGAGGGACTTCGTGGCCGCACCGGCAGCCCCGTCGACCTGACCGTGCACGCGGGCGAGATCGTCGGGGTCACCGGGCGCGCGGGCGCCGGCCACGACGCCCTGCCCATGCTGCTCCTCGGCTCCGACCGCACCGCGGGCACCCTCACCGTCGGCGAGCGCACCCTGCGGGCCTGGCGCCCCTCGGCCGCGCTCGCCGCGGGACTCGCCGTCCTGCCCGCCGACCGCAAACAGCACAGCGGCGTGCAGAGCTTCGGCATCCGCGAGAACCTCACCCTGGTCAGCCTGCGCCGCCACACCCGCCGCGGCTTCGTCGACCGGACCGCCGAGCGCCGTACCGTCCAGGACGCGATGGAGCACTACGACGTACGGCCCCGCACGGAACCCGACCGGCCGCTCGGCACCCTGAGCGGCGGCAACCAGCAGAAGGTGCTCCTCGCGAAGTGGCTCCAGCGGCCCGGGCTGCGCTGCCTGGTGCTGCACGAGCCGACGCAGGGCGTCGACGTGGGCGCCCGCCGTGCCCTGCTCGACACCGTCACCGCGCTCACCGAGGAGGGCCTCGGTGTCCTCGTCGTCGGCTCCGACCACGAAGAACTGGCCCAGATCTGCGACCGCGTCCTCGTGATGTCCCGCGGCGCCGTCGTCGGCGAACTCGACCGCCCGGCCGCGGACGAGATCTCGGCGGCGTGCCTGGGCGCGACGACGCCCGCGGCGGCATCGGCGACGACGGGAGCGGCGCCGTGA